A genomic region of Dactylococcopsis salina PCC 8305 contains the following coding sequences:
- a CDS encoding S8 family serine peptidase gives MTSSSFETAERIDSTDIIDDSVEAGFDDSDYYVFNLAQESTAEVTLDVSEDDADLYLYDSAQNFIALSMNGGLDSEFIVEELAAGDYYLEVEAWSGFTDYTLDLLSFSEPIIDDNDSFDTANRLDATDIISSDVEVDVDDSDYYVFNLAQESTVNVILNVDLDDADLFLYDSSQNVIASSANAGLSSESIVEELAAGDYYLEVEAWSGFTDYTLDLLSVSEEPTYDDGNNTFESAMAIEIGETKTERVSSSDPEDYYSFNLVNDTMIELNLTGIGGDADLELYDANEEYVDGSSSFDSSETIETFLASGEYFIKIDAYSGEIDYELSLASSDSPSIPDDSAGNSLDEALSIGINDTHSEGVGQDGDELDYFRFELDSLSEVTIGLSGLSADLDLELLNVEGGIISSSEKGGFQDESISALLEAGTYFIKVDPFGPAISSYELEIASETASISPEPNPFDARTGYGFLDASVAVASVLNQDPFPIVDLFGDGDEWAVNMVNAPEVWEQGYTGEGMVVAVLDTGIDRNHPDLFDNIWENSGEIPNNGEDDDGNGFVDDVYGWNFAGNKNDTSDLQGHGTHVAGTIAGRDDGVGVTGVAHNAQIMPVKVLGDDGFGTYQGIANGIVYATQNGADVINMSLGGPNPSPIIEDAIEYAVDQGVIVISAAGNEAQEEPAAPGVFADEFGVVVGSVNRSNQQSSFSNEAGEDPSMIYVTAPGEDIYSSIPGGDYDSWNGTSMATPHVAGIVTLMLEANPDLSDQEVREIISSSTTNSPTITTNSDLSGFGIQSAKSSEIAPSFEFQNDDSIPVEIPESADITDLSAVDDLVFGTSNNDTLNAADQNDPYTGNNQITFTGAGEDLVDGSIAGDGSNRNYGGSNADELFAGNNDRLFGEGGNDTLDASQGTGNNRLYGGDDNDDLIAGNDDLLTGGNGDDRLFVRQGGNNLLIGNSGADQFWIATDEIPNSPNIITDFTSGEDAIGFGSFPDLSFNDLIVNQNGENTLIGLEANNPIAELQGVQANTLTENDFVFAAQSPV, from the coding sequence ATGACTAGCTCTAGTTTTGAAACTGCTGAGCGCATCGATTCCACCGACATTATTGACGATTCGGTAGAAGCAGGATTCGACGATTCCGACTACTATGTCTTCAACTTGGCTCAGGAGAGTACCGCTGAAGTGACTCTCGATGTTTCCGAAGACGATGCTGACCTGTACTTATACGATAGCGCTCAAAATTTCATCGCCTTGTCGATGAATGGAGGCTTGGATTCAGAATTTATTGTCGAGGAGTTAGCAGCTGGAGATTATTACTTAGAAGTTGAGGCTTGGTCTGGTTTCACTGACTATACCTTAGACCTGTTGAGTTTCTCAGAACCAATCATTGATGATAACGACAGCTTCGACACAGCGAATCGCCTTGATGCCACCGACATTATTTCCAGTGATGTTGAGGTGGATGTTGATGATTCTGACTACTATGTCTTCAACTTAGCTCAGGAGAGTACCGTTAATGTTATTCTCAATGTTGATCTAGATGATGCTGACCTGTTCTTATATGATAGCAGTCAAAACGTCATCGCTTCTTCAGCTAACGCAGGACTCAGTTCGGAATCTATTGTCGAGGAGTTAGCAGCCGGAGATTATTACTTAGAAGTTGAGGCTTGGTCTGGTTTCACTGACTACACCTTAGACCTATTGAGTGTCTCAGAAGAACCGACCTATGATGACGGTAATAATACTTTCGAGTCTGCTATGGCGATCGAGATTGGCGAAACCAAGACAGAAAGAGTGAGTTCTAGCGATCCAGAGGACTACTACTCTTTTAACTTAGTCAACGACACGATGATCGAACTCAACTTGACAGGAATTGGAGGGGATGCCGATCTCGAACTGTATGATGCTAATGAAGAGTATGTAGATGGGTCTTCCAGTTTTGACTCTTCTGAGACGATCGAGACATTTTTGGCTAGTGGCGAGTATTTCATCAAAATCGATGCTTACAGCGGAGAGATAGACTATGAGCTATCTCTCGCCTCAAGTGACAGTCCTTCAATTCCCGACGATTCTGCGGGCAATAGTCTTGACGAAGCATTATCAATCGGCATCAATGATACTCATTCTGAAGGAGTCGGACAAGACGGCGACGAGCTAGACTACTTCCGCTTTGAATTAGATAGCTTGAGTGAAGTAACAATTGGACTCAGTGGCCTGTCAGCAGACTTAGATCTAGAACTCCTTAATGTCGAGGGCGGTATTATCAGTTCCTCAGAAAAAGGCGGTTTCCAAGATGAAAGTATTTCTGCTCTACTAGAGGCTGGAACGTATTTCATCAAAGTAGATCCCTTTGGGCCTGCAATCAGTAGCTATGAGTTGGAGATTGCCTCTGAAACAGCGTCGATTTCTCCCGAACCAAATCCCTTTGATGCTCGAACTGGTTATGGTTTCTTGGATGCATCTGTTGCTGTCGCATCAGTACTGAATCAAGATCCTTTTCCCATCGTTGATCTGTTTGGTGATGGCGATGAGTGGGCAGTGAATATGGTTAACGCACCGGAAGTTTGGGAGCAAGGCTATACAGGGGAAGGTATGGTTGTTGCAGTTCTCGATACAGGTATTGACAGAAATCATCCCGATTTATTCGACAACATTTGGGAAAATTCTGGGGAAATACCAAACAATGGAGAGGATGATGACGGAAATGGCTTCGTCGATGATGTTTACGGGTGGAACTTTGCGGGGAATAAAAACGATACCTCAGACCTACAAGGACACGGAACCCACGTTGCAGGAACAATCGCCGGTCGTGATGATGGTGTAGGTGTCACTGGTGTTGCCCATAACGCCCAAATCATGCCTGTTAAAGTTTTAGGGGATGATGGCTTTGGAACCTATCAAGGGATAGCCAACGGGATCGTATATGCCACTCAAAATGGGGCAGATGTGATCAATATGAGTTTAGGCGGTCCCAATCCATCTCCTATAATAGAGGATGCCATTGAATATGCTGTTGATCAAGGAGTCATAGTCATTTCTGCTGCAGGCAATGAGGCTCAGGAGGAGCCAGCTGCTCCAGGTGTTTTTGCCGATGAATTTGGCGTGGTGGTAGGTTCTGTTAACCGCAGTAACCAGCAATCCAGTTTTTCCAACGAAGCAGGGGAAGATCCATCAATGATTTACGTAACAGCCCCTGGAGAAGACATTTATTCTTCTATTCCAGGAGGAGATTATGATTCTTGGAATGGCACTTCCATGGCAACTCCTCACGTTGCAGGAATAGTGACGCTAATGTTGGAAGCGAACCCTGACTTAAGTGATCAGGAAGTTCGTGAAATTATCTCTTCAAGCACAACCAATTCTCCTACTATAACTACCAATTCTGATTTGAGCGGTTTTGGCATTCAGAGTGCCAAAAGTAGCGAAATTGCACCTTCTTTCGAATTTCAAAATGACGACTCAATTCCTGTTGAAATTCCCGAGTCAGCAGACATCACAGATCTTAGTGCTGTCGATGATTTGGTCTTCGGAACTTCTAATAACGACACCCTCAATGCCGCTGATCAAAATGATCCTTATACAGGGAATAACCAAATCACCTTCACTGGCGCTGGGGAAGACCTTGTTGATGGTTCGATCGCGGGAGATGGTTCTAACCGTAATTATGGTGGCAGCAATGCTGATGAATTATTTGCAGGGAACAACGATCGTCTTTTTGGAGAAGGCGGTAACGACACCCTAGATGCTTCTCAAGGAACAGGTAATAACCGACTTTATGGAGGCGACGACAATGATGATCTCATTGCTGGAAATGATGATTTACTAACAGGTGGGAATGGAGACGATCGTCTTTTCGTGCGACAAGGCGGAAACAATCTTCTGATTGGCAATAGCGGCGCTGATCAATTCTGGATTGCTACTGATGAAATTCCCAACTCTCCTAACATCATTACCGATTTTACATCAGGAGAAGACGCGATCGGTTTCGGTAGTTTCCCAGACCTTTCTTTTAATGATCTCATTGTGAATCAAAATGGAGAAAACACTCTCATTGGTTTAGAGGCTAACAACCCGATCGCTGAATTACAAGGGGTACAAGCCAATACCTTAACCGAAAATGACTTTGTTTTTGCAGCACAGTCCCCTGTTTAG
- a CDS encoding MFS transporter: MSEFNRDSLKVKAVLLGASPIVILPSAAISPALPAIQDYFAEINNSEYWVRLILTMPALSIILGGLLVGQLIDRVGRKTLLIGSISLASLSGGVGYFLDSLTLLLLTRVALGFAVAGGITSITTLIADYYEDKTRSTLMGLQSTCIALVGVVVLSVSGVLADISWRVPFLIYLAPLILVPFMILWLREPIHEVIEQEGENRGLSWAQLPLLTIGVIYGVELLHMFLFYLTPVQLPFYLRSSFDASASLSGVAIATMTFCQAGSSLGYGWLKARFTFINVLAMAFSLACVGHIIVAVAPSIKFIVLGLGVSGLGFGLLFPNCKVWVTKTVNAEIRGRALGGLTTAFYIGEFLSPFASQTAVQWVGAGGTYALASGILGVVAVFAFASSVKTALTPATESLSRNS; the protein is encoded by the coding sequence ATGTCTGAGTTCAATCGTGACTCCCTCAAAGTAAAAGCGGTTTTGCTGGGAGCAAGCCCGATCGTCATTTTACCCAGTGCGGCGATTTCTCCCGCTTTACCTGCGATTCAGGATTATTTTGCAGAGATTAACAATTCTGAATACTGGGTGCGACTAATTTTAACAATGCCTGCTCTCTCTATTATTCTCGGCGGTTTACTTGTGGGTCAACTCATCGATCGAGTAGGACGAAAAACGCTCCTCATTGGCTCAATTAGTTTAGCCAGTCTTTCTGGAGGCGTGGGTTATTTCTTAGATAGTTTAACCTTACTGCTTCTAACGCGAGTCGCGCTCGGATTTGCGGTTGCGGGAGGGATTACCAGCATTACCACCCTCATCGCTGACTATTACGAAGATAAGACTCGATCGACGCTAATGGGATTACAATCGACTTGTATCGCACTGGTAGGAGTTGTGGTGTTATCAGTCAGTGGGGTGTTAGCAGATATCAGTTGGCGTGTTCCGTTTCTCATTTATCTTGCGCCTTTGATATTAGTGCCATTTATGATCCTCTGGTTGCGAGAACCCATCCATGAAGTGATTGAACAAGAAGGAGAAAACCGAGGATTGTCTTGGGCGCAGTTACCCTTATTAACCATTGGGGTAATTTATGGAGTAGAACTCTTACATATGTTTCTGTTTTATCTTACGCCAGTACAGCTACCGTTTTACTTGCGCTCTTCCTTTGATGCGTCTGCGTCTTTAAGCGGCGTTGCCATTGCAACCATGACTTTTTGTCAAGCAGGTTCGTCTCTCGGTTACGGTTGGCTAAAAGCAAGATTTACCTTTATTAATGTTTTGGCAATGGCGTTTAGTCTTGCTTGTGTCGGACATATCATTGTCGCGGTTGCTCCCAGCATTAAATTTATCGTTTTGGGTTTGGGGGTAAGTGGCTTAGGATTTGGCTTACTGTTTCCCAATTGTAAGGTTTGGGTGACAAAGACGGTTAACGCTGAAATTAGGGGAAGAGCATTAGGGGGCTTAACCACAGCCTTCTATATCGGTGAGTTTCTTTCTCCTTTTGCCAGTCAAACGGCGGTGCAGTGGGTTGGCGCTGGCGGCACTTATGCTCTTGCCAGTGGGATTTTAGGTGTCGTAGCTGTGTTTGCTTTTGCCTCTAGTGTGAAAACTGCTCTCACTCCTGCAACGGAATCATTGTCTCGTAACTCGTGA
- a CDS encoding carotenoid oxygenase family protein: MTSLTSKPTSEQPYSKQYWRQGYQSQRQEESYDLEILSGSVPKALTGTLFRNGPGLLDIHGIPIQHPFDGDGMICKFSFKEGNVHFQNRFVRTEGFLKEQEAGTILYRNVFGTQKPGGWLKNAFDFKQKNIANTNITYWGDKLLALWEGGLPHRLNPDTLETIGIEQLDGILGEGEAFSAHPWVEPESVINDHQPCLINFYIEPGLSTTIHIYEFDPDFNLLRKQSYPVPGFAFVHDFAITPHYYIFFQNPVKFNPIPFVFGLRGAAECIKFKPEENTRIWVIPRDKNSGETVKELEVNAGFIFHHGNAFEVKNKQICVDSICYADFPEVDADSDFRDVDFEALSPGQLWRFTLDLETATVAKKIIEPRCCEFPFVHPKKVGQPYRYLFMGTAHQARGNAPLQAILKYDWEKEERLVWSAAPNGFVSEPIFVPKPDGNDEDDGWVLTLVYQGEKHRSELVILEGKTLEETARLGLRYHIPYGLHGSWVDYSHFH; this comes from the coding sequence ATGACCTCTCTAACCAGCAAACCGACTTCTGAGCAACCTTACTCGAAACAATACTGGCGACAAGGATATCAATCCCAACGACAGGAAGAAAGCTATGATCTGGAAATCCTCTCAGGGAGCGTTCCCAAAGCCTTAACAGGAACATTATTCCGCAACGGACCTGGCTTATTAGATATTCATGGGATACCCATCCAACATCCTTTTGATGGTGATGGAATGATTTGTAAATTCTCCTTTAAAGAGGGAAATGTTCATTTTCAAAACCGTTTTGTTCGCACGGAAGGCTTCCTCAAAGAACAAGAAGCTGGAACAATTTTATATCGCAATGTCTTCGGAACACAAAAGCCTGGTGGTTGGCTAAAAAATGCCTTTGATTTTAAGCAAAAAAATATTGCCAACACTAACATTACTTATTGGGGAGATAAACTACTCGCTCTTTGGGAAGGAGGTTTACCTCATCGTTTAAATCCTGATACTCTAGAAACGATCGGGATTGAGCAATTAGATGGAATTTTAGGAGAAGGAGAAGCCTTTTCTGCTCATCCCTGGGTTGAACCTGAATCAGTGATTAATGATCATCAACCCTGTTTAATTAACTTTTATATTGAACCTGGTTTATCAACAACGATTCATATCTACGAATTTGATCCTGATTTCAATCTCTTAAGAAAACAAAGCTATCCTGTTCCTGGCTTTGCATTTGTGCATGATTTCGCCATAACTCCTCACTATTATATCTTTTTCCAAAACCCTGTAAAATTTAATCCCATTCCTTTTGTTTTCGGGTTACGCGGCGCAGCGGAATGTATTAAATTTAAGCCTGAAGAAAACACTCGCATTTGGGTGATTCCTCGCGATAAAAACAGTGGCGAAACGGTTAAAGAATTAGAAGTCAATGCTGGTTTTATCTTTCATCATGGGAATGCGTTTGAAGTGAAAAACAAGCAAATTTGTGTTGATTCAATTTGTTATGCTGACTTTCCTGAAGTGGATGCGGATTCTGATTTTAGAGATGTGGATTTTGAAGCATTATCTCCTGGTCAGTTATGGCGTTTTACCCTTGATTTAGAAACAGCAACCGTCGCCAAAAAAATAATTGAACCCCGTTGTTGTGAGTTTCCTTTTGTTCATCCTAAAAAAGTCGGACAACCCTATCGTTATTTATTTATGGGAACGGCTCATCAAGCGCGAGGAAATGCTCCTTTACAGGCAATTTTGAAGTATGATTGGGAGAAAGAAGAGCGGTTAGTGTGGAGTGCTGCGCCAAATGGTTTTGTTAGCGAACCCATTTTTGTTCCGAAACCTGATGGGAATGATGAAGATGATGGTTGGGTTTTGACTTTAGTTTATCAAGGGGAAAAGCATCGATCGGAATTAGTGATTTTGGAAGGAAAAACTTTAGAAGAAACCGCACGTTTGGGTTTAAGGTATCATATTCCCTACGGTTTACATGGTAGTTGGGTTGATTACTCCCATTTTCATTAG
- a CDS encoding MSMEG_0570 family nitrogen starvation response protein has protein sequence MPEVQFEIVWPDGESEVCYSPSSVIQTYFYAGESYDLEEFVARSRQALTTASDRVQQKYGHPCRLALAQLQAIQEKANHYPNHPSQQVKVVYLKAI, from the coding sequence ATGCCAGAAGTTCAGTTTGAGATTGTTTGGCCCGATGGGGAGAGTGAGGTTTGTTATTCCCCTTCTTCTGTCATACAAACCTATTTTTATGCTGGGGAGAGTTATGATTTAGAGGAATTTGTTGCCCGATCGCGCCAAGCACTCACGACGGCAAGCGATCGAGTGCAACAAAAATATGGTCATCCTTGTCGGTTAGCTTTGGCACAACTGCAAGCGATCCAAGAAAAAGCCAATCATTATCCCAATCATCCTAGCCAACAAGTAAAAGTGGTGTACTTAAAAGCAATCTAA
- a CDS encoding nuclear transport factor 2 family protein yields the protein MTIEQKPPFPPFNTETAKQKVRLAEDAWNSRDPEKVALAYTVDSVWRNRAEFIQGREAIVAFLRRKWSKELDYRLIKELWIAQENRIAVRFAYEWRDDAGSWFRAYGNENWEFDENGLMKRRIASINDLPITESERQYHWPLGRRPDDHPGLSDLGL from the coding sequence ATGACAATCGAACAAAAACCACCGTTTCCTCCGTTTAATACCGAAACCGCAAAACAAAAAGTCAGACTGGCTGAAGATGCTTGGAACAGTCGTGATCCAGAAAAAGTTGCTTTAGCTTACACCGTTGATAGTGTTTGGCGAAATCGGGCAGAATTTATTCAAGGACGAGAAGCCATTGTCGCTTTTTTGCGACGGAAATGGAGTAAAGAATTAGATTATCGCCTGATTAAGGAATTGTGGATTGCTCAAGAAAATCGAATTGCTGTACGATTTGCCTATGAATGGCGTGATGATGCGGGGTCTTGGTTTCGTGCCTATGGAAATGAAAACTGGGAGTTTGATGAAAATGGTTTGATGAAACGTCGAATTGCCAGTATTAATGATTTACCGATCACAGAAAGTGAGCGTCAGTATCATTGGCCTCTGGGGCGCCGACCAGACGATCATCCTGGTTTGTCTGATTTAGGACTTTGA
- a CDS encoding sll0787 family AIR synthase-like protein, with protein MLSDLISELQDSLSILNKQDIQIASRYFPDNTSILLGDDCAAIPDGEGYLLLAAEGMSPSLVEKNPWFAGWCSVLVNVSDIYAMGGRPLAVVDTLWSQSEQSAQLFWEGMIAASKTLNVPIVGGHTNCHSPYDALGVAILGRATHLISSFQAQPEDVLMFVTDLEGKPHPQFSYCWDTATEASPDQLQNKLNLLPELAEKRLCDAGKDVSMGGIVGTALMLLETSGCGAILDLDAIPCPPTLSLKQWLLSFPSYGFLLSIRPHHVNEVQSRFQSQGLTSAVVGTVIRHSVLKLKSKTESLVFWDLENKSLTGFKK; from the coding sequence ATGCTATCGGATTTGATTTCAGAGTTACAAGACAGTTTAAGTATTCTTAATAAACAGGACATTCAGATTGCCTCTCGATACTTTCCAGACAACACCTCGATTCTTCTCGGAGATGATTGTGCCGCCATTCCAGATGGAGAGGGATACTTACTCTTGGCAGCGGAAGGAATGTCTCCCAGTTTAGTCGAGAAAAATCCTTGGTTTGCTGGTTGGTGTTCCGTGTTAGTCAATGTCAGCGATATTTATGCAATGGGCGGACGACCGTTAGCAGTAGTTGATACCTTATGGAGTCAATCGGAACAATCAGCACAACTCTTCTGGGAGGGAATGATTGCAGCCTCCAAAACCTTGAATGTTCCCATTGTTGGTGGACATACTAACTGCCATAGTCCTTATGATGCTTTGGGTGTAGCAATTTTGGGGCGGGCTACACATCTCATTAGTAGCTTTCAAGCGCAACCAGAAGATGTTTTAATGTTTGTCACCGACTTAGAAGGGAAACCTCATCCTCAGTTTTCCTACTGTTGGGATACAGCAACGGAGGCTTCTCCTGATCAATTACAAAACAAACTTAATCTTCTTCCCGAGTTAGCAGAAAAAAGGTTATGCGATGCGGGAAAAGATGTCAGTATGGGGGGAATTGTCGGAACCGCTTTAATGTTATTAGAAACCTCTGGCTGTGGGGCGATCCTTGATCTTGATGCGATTCCCTGTCCACCGACATTGAGTTTAAAGCAATGGCTATTGAGTTTCCCCAGTTATGGATTTCTATTAAGTATTCGCCCCCATCATGTCAATGAGGTTCAGTCTCGTTTTCAAAGCCAAGGCTTAACTTCGGCCGTCGTGGGGACAGTCATTCGTCATTCCGTATTAAAGCTGAAATCAAAAACAGAATCTCTCGTCTTTTGGGATTTAGAGAACAAATCGCTAACAGGATTTAAAAAATAG
- a CDS encoding MSMEG_0567/Sll0786 family nitrogen starvation N-acetyltransferase has protein sequence MPNRRYQFQLAQSQPDIQAYFDLRQQIFCQEQNLFTDHDQDQIDLTAHPIVAIDTEAPNRVVGVVRIYEQQPRLWYGGRLGVHPDYRRVGRIGKGLIYKAVTTAHTWGCDRFLATVQQQNVRFFQRQHWHALEELIVRDRPHHLMEADLNFYPPAATAEPVSPSLLKFSVIRSLVMTN, from the coding sequence ATGCCAAACCGTCGTTATCAATTTCAATTAGCCCAGTCTCAACCAGACATTCAAGCCTATTTTGATCTGCGTCAACAAATTTTTTGTCAAGAACAAAATTTATTTACTGATCACGATCAAGATCAAATCGACCTCACTGCCCATCCCATTGTTGCCATCGATACCGAAGCCCCTAACCGCGTTGTCGGAGTGGTCAGGATTTATGAACAACAACCGCGACTGTGGTACGGTGGACGTTTAGGCGTACATCCCGATTATCGGCGAGTCGGGCGCATTGGAAAAGGATTAATTTACAAAGCAGTAACAACCGCCCACACCTGGGGCTGCGATCGGTTTCTAGCAACGGTACAACAGCAAAATGTTCGCTTTTTCCAACGACAACATTGGCACGCTTTAGAAGAATTAATCGTGCGCGATCGTCCTCATCATCTCATGGAAGCTGATTTGAACTTTTATCCTCCCGCCGCTACTGCTGAACCGGTCTCTCCTTCACTCCTTAAGTTTTCTGTGATTCGTTCTTTAGTCATGACAAACTAA
- a CDS encoding MSMEG_0568 family radical SAM protein, which produces MNKQRLITELQSQGLQFKQASSPTVGRKAGAGPSDHRAVIVEGTTVMVPVYTATAGKSPYSVDLDRGQAMLYQDETPIAPIGLPETPHFYQLTTTEGIPYWKIALLHSHDVLATTVLQTCLRYRDESTACQFCAIEKSLEADRTIARKTPEQLAAVAEAAVRLDGVKQMIMTTGTPNVRDRGAAYLAACAQAIKARVNLPLQAQCEPPDDFIWLERMKAAGIDSLGMHLEAVDPEVRAKIMPGKAQVPVSYYYEAFAAAVQVFGWGEVSTYLLAGLGDSLETLIMACEKLINMGVYPFVVPFVPITNTPLADHPAPDSDFMFRLYQKVGELLKQAGMLSNNMTAGCAKCGACSALSTFEN; this is translated from the coding sequence ATGAATAAACAACGTTTAATTACTGAACTGCAATCTCAAGGATTACAGTTCAAACAAGCCAGTTCCCCAACAGTGGGACGCAAAGCAGGGGCAGGACCTTCCGATCATAGGGCAGTAATCGTAGAAGGAACAACGGTGATGGTGCCGGTTTATACAGCAACCGCTGGCAAGTCTCCCTACAGTGTGGATTTAGACAGGGGACAGGCGATGCTTTATCAAGATGAAACCCCGATCGCGCCGATTGGGCTTCCCGAAACGCCACATTTCTATCAGTTAACTACTACCGAGGGAATTCCCTATTGGAAAATCGCCCTCTTGCACAGCCATGATGTCCTTGCCACAACCGTTTTACAAACTTGTCTGCGCTATCGAGACGAATCAACAGCCTGTCAGTTTTGCGCGATCGAAAAATCCTTAGAGGCGGATCGAACCATTGCTAGGAAAACGCCAGAACAACTCGCAGCAGTTGCCGAAGCGGCAGTGCGCTTAGATGGGGTCAAGCAAATGATTATGACCACAGGAACGCCTAATGTGCGCGATCGCGGTGCTGCTTATCTCGCCGCATGCGCCCAAGCAATCAAAGCGCGAGTCAATCTTCCCCTGCAAGCCCAATGTGAACCCCCAGATGATTTTATCTGGTTGGAACGGATGAAAGCAGCAGGAATAGATAGCTTAGGAATGCACCTAGAGGCCGTTGATCCAGAGGTGCGGGCAAAAATTATGCCCGGAAAAGCCCAAGTTCCCGTTTCCTACTATTACGAAGCCTTTGCAGCGGCGGTTCAGGTCTTTGGTTGGGGGGAAGTCAGCACTTACTTGTTAGCGGGATTAGGGGATAGTTTAGAAACCCTAATTATGGCTTGTGAGAAGTTGATTAATATGGGGGTTTATCCCTTTGTTGTTCCTTTTGTTCCCATTACCAATACCCCTTTAGCCGATCATCCCGCACCGGATAGCGACTTTATGTTTCGTTTGTATCAGAAGGTAGGAGAACTCCTGAAGCAGGCAGGGATGTTGTCAAACAATATGACTGCCGGCTGTGCTAAATGTGGGGCTTGTTCGGCATTATCAACATTTGAGAATTAG
- a CDS encoding Nit6803 family nitrilase, producing the protein MKIDYGESIRVAAAQISPVLYSCEGTTEKVLSTIAQMAKEGVQLIVFPETLLPYYPYFSFVQAPVFMGKEHLKLYEEAVTIPGETIEAIQGAARSQQMVVVLGVNERDAGSLYNTQLVIDSDGRLLLKRRKITPTYHERMIWGQGDGAGLKVTDTAVGRVGALACWEHYNPLARYTLMAQQEQIHCSQFPGSMVGQIFADQMAVTLRHHALESGCFVVNATGWLTTEQKQQITPDEKLQKALSGGCYTGMISPEGKPLCEPITEGEGCAIADLDFSLITKRKRMMDAVGHYARPDLLKLQVNQAEWSQLHAFGISQSEWETTDAESRNQFPQIVQFDDSNE; encoded by the coding sequence ATGAAAATTGATTATGGTGAAAGCATTCGGGTAGCGGCAGCGCAGATTAGTCCAGTTTTATACAGTTGTGAGGGAACAACAGAAAAAGTTTTAAGTACGATCGCGCAAATGGCAAAAGAAGGGGTGCAGTTAATTGTTTTTCCAGAAACGTTACTTCCCTATTATCCCTATTTTTCTTTCGTGCAAGCCCCAGTTTTCATGGGAAAAGAACATCTGAAACTGTACGAAGAAGCAGTAACCATTCCCGGAGAAACCATAGAGGCGATTCAAGGGGCCGCCCGTTCTCAGCAGATGGTGGTGGTGTTAGGGGTGAATGAACGGGATGCTGGATCGCTTTATAACACCCAATTAGTGATTGATAGCGATGGTCGTTTATTACTCAAACGCCGTAAAATTACCCCGACTTACCATGAACGGATGATTTGGGGACAAGGAGATGGGGCTGGTTTGAAGGTGACTGATACCGCAGTAGGTCGGGTGGGGGCGTTAGCCTGTTGGGAACATTATAATCCTCTTGCCCGTTATACCCTGATGGCGCAACAGGAGCAAATCCATTGTAGCCAGTTTCCCGGCTCGATGGTGGGACAAATTTTTGCCGATCAAATGGCAGTTACCCTCCGTCATCATGCGTTGGAGTCGGGTTGTTTTGTGGTGAATGCGACGGGATGGCTAACCACGGAACAAAAACAGCAGATTACCCCTGATGAGAAGCTGCAGAAGGCGCTGAGTGGGGGATGCTACACGGGGATGATTAGTCCCGAAGGAAAGCCTCTGTGTGAACCAATTACCGAAGGAGAAGGCTGCGCGATCGCGGATTTAGATTTTTCCCTAATTACCAAGCGTAAGCGAATGATGGATGCAGTGGGACATTATGCGCGACCAGATTTATTAAAACTGCAGGTTAATCAGGCAGAATGGTCGCAATTGCACGCCTTTGGCATCTCTCAATCGGAATGGGAAACAACGGACGCTGAAAGTCGCAACCAGTTTCCTCAGATAGTACAGTTTGATGACAGCAATGAATAA
- a CDS encoding MSMEG_0572/Sll0783 family nitrogen starvation response protein: MPEVTTPAHQKGDFLVDYEEKVFPDVQAESGEKALLTFHTVAFEGSIGLVNLMQASRLMKKGFETSVLLYGPGVTLGVQRGFPKIGDEAFPGHQAMNERIEKIINEGGSVYACRFALQALYGHGEPSLIPGIRAINPLDVLDIILMHRKEGALILDTWTM; encoded by the coding sequence ATGCCAGAAGTAACTACTCCCGCTCATCAAAAAGGGGATTTTCTTGTTGATTATGAAGAAAAAGTTTTTCCCGATGTTCAAGCCGAATCGGGAGAAAAAGCCTTATTAACTTTTCATACCGTTGCCTTTGAAGGATCAATTGGTTTAGTGAATTTAATGCAGGCAAGTCGTTTAATGAAAAAAGGCTTTGAAACTTCAGTGCTGTTATATGGTCCTGGTGTGACGTTGGGGGTACAAAGAGGCTTTCCTAAAATTGGCGATGAAGCCTTTCCCGGTCATCAAGCGATGAATGAACGCATCGAAAAAATCATCAATGAAGGAGGCAGTGTTTACGCTTGCCGGTTTGCCTTACAAGCCCTTTATGGTCATGGCGAACCCTCTTTAATTCCGGGAATTCGTGCAATTAACCCTTTAGATGTTCTCGATATTATTTTAATGCACCGCAAAGAAGGGGCATTAATTCTCGATACTTGGACGATGTAA